One window of Arvicola amphibius chromosome 6, mArvAmp1.2, whole genome shotgun sequence genomic DNA carries:
- the Orm1 gene encoding alpha-1-acid glycoprotein 1 isoform X3: MVLHMVLVILSLLPLLEAQNPEHANITGTAITNDTLIWLSGKWFYIGSALRNLEFKQAVQKIQAEYFYFTPNLTDNTILLQEYQTSEDRCVFNSTKLGVQRENGTLSKFANKTDIAPELLEEFLEAVRSLGMDESEIIYTDWKKDVCSQQQKQREPERKKTEEGP; the protein is encoded by the exons ATGGTGCTGCACATGGTTCTTGTCATTTTGAGCCTCTTGCCACTTCTGGAGGCCCAGAACCCAGAACATGCCAACATCACAGGCACAGCTATTACCAACGACACACTGATCTGG CTCTCTGGCAAATGGTTTTACATCGGCTCCGCTCTACGCAACCTCGAGTTCAAACAGGCAGTTCAAAAGATACAGGCAGAATATTTTTACTTTACCCCCAACTTGACAGACAACACGATCTTGCTCCAGGAGTACCAGACCTC GGAGGACCGGTGTGTCTTTAACTCCACCAAGCTGGGAGTCCAGAGAGAGAATGGGACTCTCTCAAAATTTG CGAACAAGACAGATATTGCCCCAGAGCTTCTTGAGGAATTCCTGGAAGCTGTCAGAAGTCTGGGCATGGATGAGTCAGAAATCATATACACTGACTGGAAAAAG GATGTGTGCAgccagcagcagaagcagcgtgagccagagagaaagaagacagaggagggtCCCTAG
- the Orm1 gene encoding alpha-1-acid glycoprotein 1 isoform X1: MVLHMVLVILSLLPLLEAQNPEHANITGTAITNDTLIWLSGKWFYIGSALRNLEFKQAVQKIQAEYFYFTPNLTDNTILLQEYQTSEDRCVFNSTKLGVQRENGTLSKFEGAVEHVAHLKVFMKHRGFMLAFALEDKKNLGLSFYANKTDIAPELLEEFLEAVRSLGMDESEIIYTDWKKDVCSQQQKQREPERKKTEEGP, translated from the exons ATGGTGCTGCACATGGTTCTTGTCATTTTGAGCCTCTTGCCACTTCTGGAGGCCCAGAACCCAGAACATGCCAACATCACAGGCACAGCTATTACCAACGACACACTGATCTGG CTCTCTGGCAAATGGTTTTACATCGGCTCCGCTCTACGCAACCTCGAGTTCAAACAGGCAGTTCAAAAGATACAGGCAGAATATTTTTACTTTACCCCCAACTTGACAGACAACACGATCTTGCTCCAGGAGTACCAGACCTC GGAGGACCGGTGTGTCTTTAACTCCACCAAGCTGGGAGTCCAGAGAGAGAATGGGACTCTCTCAAAATTTG AGGGAGCAGTAGAACATGTTGCCCACTTGAAAGTGTTCATGAAACATAGGGGTTTCATGCTTGCCTTTGCCCTGGAAGACAAGAAAAACTTGGGACTGTCCTTCTATG CGAACAAGACAGATATTGCCCCAGAGCTTCTTGAGGAATTCCTGGAAGCTGTCAGAAGTCTGGGCATGGATGAGTCAGAAATCATATACACTGACTGGAAAAAG GATGTGTGCAgccagcagcagaagcagcgtgagccagagagaaagaagacagaggagggtCCCTAG
- the Orm1 gene encoding alpha-1-acid glycoprotein 1 isoform X2, whose translation MVLHMVLVILSLLPLLEAQNPEHANITGTAITNDTLIWLSGKWFYIGSALRNLEFKQAVQKIQAEYFYFTPNLTDNTILLQEYQTSEDRCVFNSTKLGVQRENGTLSKFEGAVEHVAHLKVFMKHRGFMLAFALEDKKNLGLSFYANKTDIAPELLEEFLEAVRSLGMDESEIIYTDWKKVNEGCVQPAAEAA comes from the exons ATGGTGCTGCACATGGTTCTTGTCATTTTGAGCCTCTTGCCACTTCTGGAGGCCCAGAACCCAGAACATGCCAACATCACAGGCACAGCTATTACCAACGACACACTGATCTGG CTCTCTGGCAAATGGTTTTACATCGGCTCCGCTCTACGCAACCTCGAGTTCAAACAGGCAGTTCAAAAGATACAGGCAGAATATTTTTACTTTACCCCCAACTTGACAGACAACACGATCTTGCTCCAGGAGTACCAGACCTC GGAGGACCGGTGTGTCTTTAACTCCACCAAGCTGGGAGTCCAGAGAGAGAATGGGACTCTCTCAAAATTTG AGGGAGCAGTAGAACATGTTGCCCACTTGAAAGTGTTCATGAAACATAGGGGTTTCATGCTTGCCTTTGCCCTGGAAGACAAGAAAAACTTGGGACTGTCCTTCTATG CGAACAAGACAGATATTGCCCCAGAGCTTCTTGAGGAATTCCTGGAAGCTGTCAGAAGTCTGGGCATGGATGAGTCAGAAATCATATACACTGACTGGAAAAAGGTAAATGAAG GATGTGTGCAgccagcagcagaagcagcgtga